One Faecalispora anaeroviscerum genomic window carries:
- the murC gene encoding UDP-N-acetylmuramate--L-alanine ligase — MKQDILDQVKRIHFVGIGGSGMCPLAEILHHEGFELTGSDMNESDTLDRIRSYGIPVSMGHKAKNVGDAQLVVYTAAVKHDNPELMAAEERGIPAVERSVMLGIVTRRYQNSIAVSGTHGKTTTTAMITQVCIDGGADPSAIIGGKLPAIGGNGRVGKSQTIICEACEYVDTFLQLNPAISVILNIDADHLDYFGTLENIIKSFHQFSTQTSRLLVVNGDDPNCRKAIEGIHNAQIITFGMNADNDYVARGISDLPKACESFSVYKHGEKLSDITLSVPGKHNVLDALAAAAVADALGIDPKTAAESLGRFTGVHRRFEILGEFEGITVADDFAHHPTELTATLTAASRMGFHAVWALFQPHTYSRTSLLLGDFAKALSIPEHVVLSPILAVRETNTYNIYSKDLAEKVPGSVCLTTFEEMADYAISHAQPGDLILTLGGGDIYKCANLIVEKYKKKDFSFKV, encoded by the coding sequence ATGAAGCAGGATATTTTAGACCAAGTCAAGCGCATTCATTTTGTTGGTATCGGCGGGTCTGGCATGTGCCCCTTGGCAGAGATTCTTCACCATGAAGGGTTTGAGCTGACCGGGTCCGACATGAATGAATCCGACACACTCGACCGAATCCGCTCTTACGGCATCCCCGTTTCGATGGGACACAAGGCCAAAAACGTTGGCGACGCACAACTGGTAGTATACACCGCGGCGGTGAAGCACGACAATCCTGAGCTGATGGCCGCCGAGGAACGCGGAATTCCTGCAGTGGAGCGCTCCGTGATGCTGGGGATTGTAACCCGCCGGTATCAAAATTCCATCGCCGTTTCAGGTACGCACGGTAAAACAACCACTACCGCGATGATCACTCAGGTGTGCATCGACGGCGGAGCCGATCCTTCCGCAATTATTGGCGGAAAGCTGCCTGCCATCGGCGGGAACGGCCGCGTTGGAAAAAGCCAGACCATCATCTGCGAAGCCTGTGAATATGTGGATACCTTTCTTCAGCTGAACCCCGCAATCTCTGTGATCCTGAACATCGACGCCGATCATTTGGACTATTTCGGCACGCTGGAAAATATCATCAAATCGTTCCATCAGTTCTCCACACAAACCAGCCGTCTGTTGGTTGTAAACGGTGACGACCCGAACTGCCGCAAAGCGATAGAGGGAATCCATAACGCCCAGATCATCACGTTCGGCATGAACGCTGACAACGACTATGTCGCGCGAGGAATTTCTGACCTGCCGAAGGCCTGCGAGAGCTTTTCTGTTTACAAACACGGAGAAAAGCTTTCGGACATTACGCTTTCCGTTCCCGGCAAGCACAATGTTTTAGATGCGCTGGCCGCGGCCGCGGTGGCGGACGCCCTTGGAATTGACCCGAAAACAGCGGCGGAAAGCCTTGGCCGCTTTACTGGCGTGCATCGCCGGTTTGAGATTCTGGGAGAATTTGAGGGTATCACGGTTGCGGATGATTTTGCTCACCACCCCACCGAGCTGACCGCCACACTGACGGCGGCTTCCCGCATGGGCTTTCACGCGGTATGGGCATTGTTCCAGCCACACACCTACTCGCGCACGTCTTTGCTGCTCGGCGACTTTGCAAAAGCGCTGTCGATTCCAGAGCATGTAGTGCTTTCTCCGATTCTGGCTGTGCGCGAAACCAATACCTATAATATTTATTCCAAAGATCTGGCGGAGAAGGTACCCGGCAGTGTTTGCCTCACTACCTTTGAGGAAATGGCGGATTACGCGATTTCTCACGCACAGCCGGGCGATTTGATTCTGACGCTGGGCGGCGGCGACATTTACAAGTGCGCCAACCTGATTGTGGAGAAATATAAAAAGAAAGATTTTTCTTTTAAAGTGTAA
- the dpsA gene encoding dipicolinate synthase subunit DpsA: MEWNSFGVIGGDKRQIALAESIAADGYTVYACGFDKAGELKGVRPAELRDLALICDTIVLPLPVTRDGQHLNTPLDSGLIPLDEEFAQLMRNRRVFGGMMDRLYQTSELWQEIDTHDYFAREELAVRNAALTAEGSIEIAMKEYPGAIGKSRCLVAGFGRIGKALAYMLRGLGAKVSVSARRPEDFAWIDVYGYEPVHTSSICQKEQYDIIFNTIPARVFTRRVLSTLPTDTILIDLASAPGGVDTEAAEKLGIHVIPALSLPGKVAPKAAGEVIKRTIYNMMEE, translated from the coding sequence TTGGAATGGAACAGCTTTGGAGTAATCGGCGGTGATAAAAGACAGATAGCGCTGGCTGAATCCATCGCAGCTGACGGATATACGGTATATGCCTGCGGTTTTGATAAAGCAGGGGAACTCAAAGGAGTTCGACCGGCAGAGCTGAGAGACCTGGCCTTGATTTGCGACACGATCGTGCTGCCCTTGCCGGTAACGCGGGATGGACAGCATTTGAATACGCCACTGGACAGCGGGCTGATTCCGCTGGACGAAGAATTTGCCCAGCTGATGCGGAACAGGAGAGTGTTTGGAGGCATGATGGATCGGCTGTATCAAACCAGCGAGCTATGGCAGGAGATTGACACCCACGATTACTTTGCCAGAGAAGAGCTGGCAGTGCGCAATGCAGCGCTAACAGCGGAAGGAAGCATTGAAATCGCAATGAAGGAATACCCCGGCGCAATCGGCAAATCCCGTTGTCTTGTGGCAGGATTCGGGCGCATCGGCAAAGCGCTCGCGTATATGCTGCGGGGGTTGGGGGCCAAGGTGTCCGTCAGCGCGCGCCGCCCGGAAGATTTTGCCTGGATCGATGTTTACGGCTATGAGCCGGTGCATACCAGCAGTATTTGTCAAAAAGAACAGTACGATATTATCTTTAACACAATCCCGGCTCGGGTCTTTACCAGGCGGGTTTTGTCCACTTTGCCCACGGATACGATTTTGATAGATTTGGCGTCTGCTCCGGGCGGTGTGGATACAGAAGCTGCGGAAAAGCTGGGGATTCATGTGATTCCGGCGCTTTCTCTGCCGGGGAAGGTTGCCCCAAAGGCAGCGGGAGAGGTAATTAAAAGGACTATTTACAACATGATGGAGGAGTGA
- a CDS encoding dipicolinate synthase subunit B gives MSELTIGYALTGSFCTFEKTVEQMRRLIDEGHRLIPIMSENAWSTDTRFGRAQDWNRKIEELCGHEIWHTIVQVEPIGPKRLVDLMLIAPCTGNTLAKMAHGVTDTAVTMAAKSHLRVGGPVLLAISTNDALSAAAQNIGRLLNTKHIYFVPMAQDDSENKPNSVVADFSLLLPAALSAVQGKQMQPILL, from the coding sequence TTGAGCGAATTAACCATAGGCTATGCATTGACAGGCTCATTCTGCACCTTTGAAAAGACAGTGGAGCAGATGCGCCGTTTGATAGACGAGGGGCACCGGCTGATTCCGATCATGTCGGAAAACGCCTGGTCGACAGATACGCGGTTTGGCCGCGCGCAAGACTGGAACCGAAAAATTGAGGAGCTTTGCGGTCACGAAATTTGGCATACAATCGTTCAGGTAGAACCGATCGGGCCCAAGCGTTTGGTCGATTTAATGCTAATTGCCCCCTGCACAGGGAACACCTTGGCCAAGATGGCCCACGGGGTAACGGATACCGCCGTAACGATGGCGGCCAAGTCTCATTTGCGGGTAGGGGGGCCGGTGCTGCTGGCTATTTCTACCAACGACGCGCTCAGCGCGGCAGCACAGAATATAGGCCGCCTGCTCAATACAAAGCACATTTATTTTGTTCCCATGGCGCAGGACGATTCGGAGAATAAACCGAATTCCGTGGTAGCGGATTTCAGTCTGCTGCTCCCCGCAGCGCTCAGCGCCGTGCAGGGTAAGCAAATGCAGCCGATTCTGCTATAG
- a CDS encoding peptidoglycan-binding protein, translating into MGQLKRMIAGFLSAALIVSALTGCSGNGDISSGAAQQDFPVTIGSVTLKSEPAGVAVFSPNLADVILAMGYEISLKAKSKDCDQEDLSVLPNVDPSNAAAVKATGATLALFETNPGDEITAALQKEGILSLILPAATSRSDLERLYSEVGAAIKGGSTGYQKGIKTADNIYLTLDDITRVIPDTNSPVTVCYLYDAKGKAATGDMLAGKLIESAGLVNAFAGSSGGQASTEALTISNPQYIFCAEGVKKQLLESTQYKKLEAVQKKRIYEMNPVYMERQGRGMIQAVSFMAGTVYPELLEGTLPSSKPSESTSSAPASSGSSSSSSSGSAVSSKAPASSGQSAGSVPSGTYKRGDKSDSVKALQTRLDQLGYMFTAISGEFTAGTEQAVKDFQYLNGIEVTGVADANTIAKLNSSDAKKREN; encoded by the coding sequence ATGGGACAGTTGAAACGAATGATAGCCGGATTTCTATCGGCGGCACTGATTGTTTCTGCTTTAACGGGATGCTCCGGTAATGGCGACATCAGCTCCGGAGCCGCGCAACAGGATTTCCCCGTAACGATCGGGTCGGTAACCCTGAAAAGCGAGCCGGCCGGAGTCGCCGTGTTTTCGCCGAATCTTGCTGATGTGATTCTGGCGATGGGATATGAAATCTCTTTGAAAGCAAAATCGAAAGACTGCGATCAAGAGGATTTGTCCGTTCTGCCGAACGTGGATCCGTCCAACGCGGCCGCGGTGAAGGCGACCGGCGCAACGCTTGCACTGTTTGAAACAAATCCCGGTGACGAAATTACCGCCGCACTGCAGAAAGAAGGAATTCTTTCGCTGATACTGCCAGCCGCAACCAGCCGCTCCGACTTAGAGCGCCTGTACTCCGAAGTAGGTGCAGCGATCAAGGGCGGCTCCACCGGCTACCAAAAGGGAATTAAAACCGCAGACAATATTTATTTAACACTTGACGACATTACACGCGTGATTCCGGATACGAATTCTCCCGTAACCGTTTGCTACCTGTACGACGCAAAGGGCAAGGCGGCCACCGGGGATATGCTCGCCGGCAAGCTGATTGAAAGTGCCGGTTTGGTCAACGCGTTTGCGGGCAGCAGCGGAGGACAGGCCTCCACTGAGGCGCTGACCATCTCAAACCCGCAGTACATTTTCTGCGCCGAGGGAGTCAAAAAGCAATTGTTGGAATCTACCCAGTACAAAAAATTGGAGGCTGTCCAGAAAAAAAGAATCTATGAAATGAACCCCGTTTATATGGAGCGCCAGGGGCGTGGAATGATTCAGGCTGTCAGCTTTATGGCGGGCACCGTATACCCTGAACTGCTCGAGGGGACGCTCCCCTCCTCCAAGCCGTCTGAATCCACTTCTTCGGCTCCTGCTTCCTCCGGCAGCAGTTCGTCCTCCTCCAGCGGCTCTGCCGTATCGAGCAAAGCGCCGGCTTCCTCCGGTCAGTCGGCAGGCTCTGTTCCCTCCGGCACTTACAAGCGGGGAGACAAGAGTGATTCGGTGAAAGCCCTGCAAACTCGTCTGGATCAGCTTGGGTATATGTTCACCGCCATCAGCGGCGAATTTACCGCCGGTACGGAGCAGGCCGTCAAGGACTTCCAATACCTGAACGGGATAGAAGTAACCGGCGTGGCTGATGCCAATACCATTGCCAAGCTGAACTCTTCGGATGCGAAAAAACGTGAAAACTGA
- a CDS encoding ATP-binding protein, which translates to MNQIQEAAWKLASLSVYRGILERSVPGAFSCLLHHAQGKEPEAFLAAWGDFISLLGRKNADANFAQALTEPILYDENGFSVAAASGREVSSLMETAALRDLKILTELSAITPQEILVGSSFPQAAELDLPCWENGQTIAQLQQEPEVCLAQLKAFYAQNGCGRFARNRAFIWRNGVLSPVQHPDPTLLKDLKGYELQRGMVLENTHSFVQGLPANNCLLYGDRGTGKSSTVKALLHEFPSLRLIEMPKAEIPHFPDLVEILAELPMKFIVFIDDLSFSRQDDTYAALKAVLEGGLAARPANTLIYATSNRRHLLRETFSDREGDEIHRGDTIQESLSLADRFGLSVRFMLPDKAQYLDIIEKLAYQHGLTEHLPQLLIGAERFALERAGRSPRCAQQYVRMAESRIRQGKSVL; encoded by the coding sequence GTGAATCAAATTCAGGAGGCTGCATGGAAACTGGCCTCACTTTCTGTATATAGAGGTATTTTAGAAAGAAGCGTACCGGGAGCATTTTCCTGTCTGCTGCATCATGCGCAGGGAAAGGAACCTGAGGCTTTTTTGGCGGCTTGGGGCGATTTCATCTCTCTGCTCGGGCGGAAAAACGCCGACGCCAACTTTGCGCAGGCTTTGACCGAACCGATCTTGTACGATGAGAACGGGTTTTCGGTTGCAGCGGCATCCGGAAGAGAGGTTTCATCTCTGATGGAAACGGCCGCGTTGCGGGACCTGAAGATTTTGACCGAGCTGTCTGCGATTACTCCGCAGGAAATCCTGGTCGGCAGTTCTTTTCCCCAGGCTGCAGAGCTTGACCTACCATGCTGGGAAAACGGACAGACTATCGCACAACTGCAGCAGGAGCCGGAGGTCTGTTTGGCGCAGCTGAAAGCTTTTTACGCGCAGAATGGCTGCGGCCGGTTTGCACGCAATCGTGCATTCATCTGGAGAAACGGGGTTTTGTCTCCCGTTCAGCACCCAGACCCAACCCTGTTAAAGGATTTAAAGGGCTATGAACTGCAGCGCGGAATGGTACTCGAAAATACGCACTCTTTTGTGCAGGGTCTGCCCGCCAATAACTGCCTGTTATACGGCGACCGCGGCACAGGAAAATCCTCAACGGTAAAGGCCTTGCTGCATGAATTCCCGTCCCTGCGCCTGATCGAAATGCCGAAAGCGGAAATCCCGCATTTCCCCGATCTGGTAGAGATTTTAGCAGAGCTGCCGATGAAATTCATCGTTTTTATCGACGACCTCTCCTTTTCCCGGCAGGACGACACCTACGCCGCTTTAAAGGCGGTGCTGGAAGGCGGTTTGGCTGCTCGACCGGCAAACACGCTGATTTACGCAACCTCCAACCGGCGGCATCTGCTGCGAGAAACCTTCTCTGACCGCGAGGGCGACGAAATCCACCGCGGCGACACGATTCAGGAGAGTCTTTCTCTGGCTGACCGTTTCGGCCTATCCGTGCGCTTCATGCTGCCGGATAAGGCTCAATATCTAGATATTATAGAAAAGCTTGCCTACCAGCATGGCCTCACGGAACATCTGCCGCAGCTTTTGATCGGCGCAGAACGCTTCGCGCTCGAACGCGCCGGACGTTCTCCCCGCTGTGCGCAGCAGTATGTGCGCATGGCTGAATCCAGAATCCGCCAGGGAAAAAGCGTGTTGTAA